ACGCCCAAGGCACCGTCGGCGCCGCGGGTCAGCGGCATGATCGCCTCGGGGCCGGCTTCGCCGAACAGCGCCATCGGCGCCAGGGTCGGCGTGCTCGCGACGCCGTTGGTGAAGGCGCCCCCCTTGGCGAAGGCGGAGCCGCCATAGGAAATACCCGAAGCGTTGATCTGCGGGGTGAAGGTGGTGGTGCTACCACCCACGGTCATGCTGCTGGCAGCTGGCGTGGCCCCCCCGCTGAACCACGAGCCAACCAGGTTCATGCCGAACCCGAGCAAGCTGCTCAGCGCCTTGGAGGCGGCGGTCTTGGCAGCCAGCGCGGCCATGTCGGCGATCACCGACTTGGCGAAGTCGGAGAACGACAGCTTGCCGGTGGTGGCAAAGGTCTGCACCGCCGTGCCCATGCGCTCGAAGACACTGGCAAAGACGGCTTGCGACTGCGCCGCGACGTTGCTGGAAGTCTCCAGGTACTCCTCCCAGGCTGCGGACGCGCCGACCATCCAGTCGCCGCGCGCCTGGCTCATCATGTCGTAGTCGTTGAGCACCTGGTTGGTCATGTCGGCATGCCGGCTGCGCATGTCCTCCAGCTGCTGCTGGTAACTGGCGCCATCGGGGCCTGCGGCGCCCAACGGGTTGGCCTGTTCGAACTGGGCCCGTTCGGCGTAGTAGCCTTCGTCCACCTTGAACAGCTGGTCAGCCAGCCCGCCCTGGCGCTTGCTCATGCTCATCTTCGCCACTTCCAGCTCGGCACTGGCGTGTTGCTTGCG
The window above is part of the Pseudomonas muyukensis genome. Proteins encoded here:
- a CDS encoding phage tail tape measure protein, with the protein product MATNLASFSPTIDLSSLERALSRASALSDRTLREMQKNVEAFNQKYLKSVGAVADSSLDISRKALDRFQSAYTPPSWQQAVQDAPERPYGEALRKQHASAELEVAKMSMSKRQGGLADQLFKVDEGYYAERAQFEQANPLGAAGPDGASYQQQLEDMRSRHADMTNQVLNDYDMMSQARGDWMVGASAAWEEYLETSSNVAAQSQAVFASVFERMGTAVQTFATTGKLSFSDFAKSVIADMAALAAKTAASKALSSLLGFGMNLVGSWFSGGATPAASSMTVGGSTTTFTPQINASGISYGGSAFAKGGAFTNGVASTPTLAPMALFGEAGPEAIMPLTRGADGALGVRALGGGGAASHSSEVVIQQTINVAAGDGNAAAGDGNAQRLANAYAGAARQGASEQISRELMPGGQIWSAIHGR